The proteins below are encoded in one region of Polynucleobacter sp. AP-Nino-20-G2:
- a CDS encoding arginyltransferase: MTQLKELPLTALQFYATAPYPCSYLPGKTARSQVATPSHLIHADLYGELVNAGFRRSGLYTYRPYCDECNACTASRILVRDYKPNRSQRRSWKKHAGLEVRVLNLGYQEEHYQLYQLYQHERHAGGEMDQDDQDQYMQFLLQSRVNSRIVEFRDGPHDLHPGRLRMVSMIDILDQGISSVYTFFDTSDLSANYGSFSILWQIQQSLELGLPYLYLGYYIANSQKMSYKANFQPMEGLIDDRWQPIIGP, encoded by the coding sequence ATGACTCAACTAAAAGAGCTTCCACTTACCGCCTTACAGTTTTATGCAACGGCGCCCTATCCCTGCAGTTATCTGCCGGGCAAGACTGCCCGCTCCCAAGTAGCCACACCCTCTCACCTTATTCATGCGGATTTATATGGTGAGTTAGTCAATGCGGGATTTCGTCGTAGTGGTTTATATACCTATAGGCCTTACTGCGATGAGTGCAATGCCTGTACCGCTAGTCGAATTTTGGTGCGAGATTACAAGCCGAACCGCAGTCAGCGTCGCTCATGGAAAAAGCATGCAGGCTTAGAAGTAAGAGTATTGAATTTGGGATACCAAGAAGAGCACTATCAGCTCTATCAGCTCTATCAACATGAACGTCACGCCGGTGGCGAGATGGATCAGGATGACCAAGATCAGTACATGCAATTTTTATTACAAAGTCGTGTGAATTCCAGAATCGTAGAGTTTCGAGATGGTCCGCATGATCTTCACCCCGGCCGACTTCGCATGGTGAGCATGATCGACATCCTAGATCAAGGAATCTCATCGGTGTACACCTTTTTTGATACTAGCGATCTCTCCGCTAACTATGGAAGCTTCAGCATCCTATGGCAGATACAGCAATCCTTAGAGCTAGGTCTGCCTTATCTCTACCTCGGCTATTACATTGCCAATAGCCAGAAGATGTCCTACAAGGCCAATTTCCAACCCATGGAGGGTTTAATCGATGATCGCTGGCAACCGATCATTGGGCCATAA
- a CDS encoding peptidylprolyl isomerase, translating into MRKLIATLALTIGCFTSAASYAGPKVEFKTTMGNFVVELDSVKAPKTTANFLDYVNSGFYNGTIFHRVIDGFMIQGGGFTPDLVQKPTNAPVVSEAQNGLKNQTYTIAMARTSDPDSATAQFFINVKDNEGLNYPNAMGNGYTVFGKVISGTQTIDAIRKVPTMVAPAPRMGRMADVPSKTVTIESATVLK; encoded by the coding sequence ATGCGCAAACTTATCGCCACTCTAGCTTTGACTATCGGTTGCTTCACCAGCGCCGCTAGCTATGCCGGTCCTAAAGTTGAATTCAAAACCACCATGGGAAATTTTGTCGTGGAGTTGGATTCTGTAAAGGCACCAAAAACCACTGCTAATTTTTTAGACTATGTCAATAGCGGTTTTTATAACGGCACTATTTTTCATCGCGTGATTGATGGATTCATGATTCAGGGTGGTGGCTTCACTCCGGATCTTGTCCAAAAGCCTACTAATGCGCCAGTTGTATCAGAGGCTCAGAATGGTCTGAAGAATCAAACTTACACCATTGCCATGGCCCGCACCTCCGATCCAGACTCTGCAACAGCGCAGTTCTTTATTAACGTCAAGGATAACGAAGGCTTAAATTACCCAAATGCGATGGGCAATGGCTACACCGTGTTTGGCAAGGTGATTTCTGGAACACAAACCATTGATGCGATTCGCAAAGTGCCAACGATGGTTGCTCCTGCCCCAAGAATGGGTCGTATGGCAGATGTTCCAAGCAAGACTGTCACAATCGAATCAGCAACCGTCCTCAAGTAA
- a CDS encoding glutathione binding-like protein, translating to MIDVYSWPTPNGHKVHIMLEECGYKLGKDWIAHPIDIGSGDQFKSEFLAISPNNKIPAIVDPEGPDGKPIHLFESGAILLYLAAKTGKFLPKSTRGKYEVLQWLMFQMGGLGPLLGQNHHFRIYAPEKIEYAINRYTNEAKRLYGVIDHQLKDNPYIAGKTYSIADIAIFPWTRNWKNQGIDINEYPHFKEWFEKISERPAVKRGVEVLTALRKPLHDDKAKEQLFGSTQYQKRK from the coding sequence ATCATTGACGTGTATAGCTGGCCAACCCCCAATGGTCACAAGGTACACATCATGCTTGAAGAATGCGGCTATAAATTGGGGAAAGATTGGATTGCCCATCCCATTGATATTGGCTCAGGCGATCAATTTAAGTCTGAATTTTTGGCGATTAGCCCAAACAACAAGATTCCGGCCATCGTTGATCCTGAGGGTCCAGATGGAAAACCTATTCATCTCTTTGAATCCGGCGCTATCCTGCTCTATTTAGCAGCCAAGACTGGGAAGTTTCTACCAAAAAGTACTCGCGGTAAATATGAGGTCCTGCAGTGGCTGATGTTTCAAATGGGCGGCTTAGGCCCCCTATTAGGTCAAAACCACCATTTCAGGATCTATGCGCCTGAGAAAATTGAATACGCCATCAATCGTTACACTAATGAAGCCAAGAGACTATATGGGGTTATCGATCATCAACTGAAAGATAATCCTTATATTGCTGGAAAAACCTATTCGATTGCCGATATCGCTATCTTTCCTTGGACTCGGAACTGGAAGAATCAGGGTATTGATATCAACGAGTATCCGCATTTCAAGGAATGGTTTGAAAAGATTAGTGAGCGCCCTGCCGTGAAGCGTGGCGTTGAAGTATTAACTGCATTACGCAAGCCTTTGCATGATGACAAGGCCAAAGAACAGTTGTTTGGTTCAACCCAGTATCAAAAAAGGAAATAA
- a CDS encoding 2-hydroxychromene-2-carboxylate isomerase, giving the protein MKSDEIKLVNGTFYFDIISPFSYFYVKQRHQLEDRVNITPTPILLGGLFRATDNRGPGEIEVKRAHTYQYCVWLAEKLGLPFRFPKYHPFLTVAAQRLLVQEKADWTMIERAFDFVWAQGQDPNFAWPEFCKHLGLSADTQKPNAPEIKAQLIANTEQAKADGAFGVPTLVIHQHCFWGVDTIPWAIDYLNRPGMFDEPAYQHAGQIPSGL; this is encoded by the coding sequence ATGAAATCGGATGAAATAAAGTTAGTAAATGGCACTTTTTACTTTGACATCATTTCGCCTTTCTCTTATTTCTATGTAAAGCAACGCCATCAATTGGAAGATCGCGTGAACATCACGCCAACTCCTATTTTGCTTGGAGGATTGTTTCGCGCAACCGATAACCGTGGTCCAGGAGAAATTGAAGTCAAGCGAGCTCACACCTATCAGTACTGTGTTTGGCTTGCAGAAAAATTAGGTCTGCCATTTCGGTTTCCAAAGTATCACCCATTCCTCACGGTTGCAGCACAACGTCTGTTGGTGCAAGAAAAGGCGGACTGGACCATGATTGAGCGTGCATTTGATTTTGTTTGGGCACAAGGTCAAGATCCCAATTTTGCTTGGCCTGAATTTTGCAAGCATCTTGGCTTGAGTGCTGACACCCAAAAGCCAAATGCGCCAGAAATCAAGGCGCAACTGATTGCCAATACAGAACAAGCAAAAGCCGATGGCGCCTTTGGCGTCCCCACCCTAGTCATTCATCAACACTGCTTTTGGGGGGTCGATACGATACCCTGGGCTATAGATTACTTAAATCGGCCGGGCATGTTTGATGAACCAGCCTACCAACACGCCGGTCAAATTCCTTCAGGACTTTGA
- the aat gene encoding leucyl/phenylalanyl-tRNA--protein transferase codes for MSNITWLGAHDPFPNPISCQDPDPSVPGLIAVSERIYPGQLARAYQLGIFPWYSDNQPVLWWSPNPRMVLKTANFKCHDSLKKTIRQFLQDSKKEIVVDGDFASVVRSCATASRKDQDGTWITHEIMDAYTQLHEQSHAHSIAVLEDGCLIGGLYCVAFGSMVFGESMFSRQTDASKIALAALCAWCHQHQVEMIDCQQETAHLSSLGAAPIARDEFLTHLQIALKQSNMEICWKFNKEILRHWL; via the coding sequence ATGAGCAACATTACTTGGCTTGGGGCGCACGATCCCTTTCCAAACCCCATCAGTTGCCAAGATCCTGATCCTAGTGTCCCTGGTCTGATTGCGGTGAGTGAGCGCATCTACCCCGGACAATTGGCGCGCGCCTATCAACTCGGTATATTCCCCTGGTACTCTGATAACCAGCCTGTTTTATGGTGGTCACCGAATCCACGGATGGTATTGAAAACGGCCAACTTTAAGTGCCATGACTCGCTCAAAAAAACCATTCGTCAATTTTTACAAGACTCCAAAAAAGAAATTGTTGTGGATGGTGATTTTGCTTCCGTAGTGCGCTCCTGTGCGACCGCCAGCCGGAAAGATCAAGATGGCACCTGGATTACCCATGAAATCATGGATGCCTATACCCAGCTCCACGAACAATCGCATGCCCATAGCATTGCAGTGCTTGAAGATGGGTGCCTCATTGGTGGCCTTTACTGCGTCGCTTTTGGATCCATGGTCTTTGGGGAGTCGATGTTCAGCCGCCAAACGGATGCCTCAAAAATTGCTTTAGCAGCCTTGTGCGCCTGGTGCCATCAACATCAGGTAGAAATGATTGACTGCCAACAGGAAACAGCGCACCTAAGCTCTTTGGGTGCCGCACCAATAGCTCGAGATGAATTTTTAACGCATCTGCAAATCGCGTTAAAGCAATCTAATATGGAGATTTGTTGGAAATTTAATAAAGAGATACTGCGTCACTGGCTATGA
- a CDS encoding bifunctional chorismate-binding protein/class IV aminotransferase: MILLDDAQSTPEHPSSRLYREPIGYWSVYAQRDASATAEAIHQCLLEIDQALSKGEHIVAAFAYELGRVFHHLKQRNAEPSSPRHPLIEAWSFSAYRAMGKSAVDEFLADQLNNLDPSDRISGVADIKSSIDEHQFTKDIAAIQEYIRNGDTYQINHTFRITGEVYGNPLALYTQLRDRQPGRFGAYISEGRSCILSQSPELFIQRQGNILKAMPMKGTASALTNSADELSADAKNRAENVMIVDLLRNDLSRLALPGTVTVPHLFDVTRHGDVLQMTSTIQAQAKDHVRLADVLQAVFPCGSVTGAPKKRSMEIIQDLESKDRGYYCGALGWLDPDGDFAFSVPIRTLEIERDQNALHQSFSLGIGAGITIDSDAQAEWEECKIKAAFLRELPSAVDLFETILVKNAAAQHLDLHLARLAHSATALGIDFSLLDAQNGIVGVCQGCEPNKQYRLRLELKHTGSLNYQVAELEPLAEAVKIFWASEILPDPALGQIHSGNVLLGHKVSHRSVYDAAWKTAEQLGGFDAIFINEQGFVTEGGRTSIFIKSADGKSWLTPPVSAGVLPGVMRSVILGDPHWNAHEANLTIDDVSDAKEIMLTNALRGTVTAHF; encoded by the coding sequence ATGATATTGTTGGATGACGCCCAAAGCACTCCAGAGCACCCTAGCAGCAGGCTCTATCGCGAACCTATCGGGTATTGGTCTGTATACGCCCAGAGGGATGCATCAGCAACGGCCGAAGCAATACATCAGTGCTTGCTTGAGATTGATCAAGCATTATCCAAGGGCGAACATATCGTTGCTGCCTTTGCTTATGAGTTAGGCCGCGTTTTTCATCATCTCAAGCAGCGTAATGCGGAGCCCTCATCTCCTAGGCACCCACTAATTGAAGCATGGTCCTTTAGCGCGTACCGGGCGATGGGCAAAAGCGCGGTTGATGAATTTTTAGCGGATCAATTGAATAATCTTGACCCATCTGATCGGATTTCCGGGGTTGCTGATATCAAGTCGTCTATTGATGAGCATCAATTTACAAAGGATATTGCCGCGATTCAAGAGTACATCCGCAATGGTGATACCTACCAAATCAATCACACCTTCCGTATCACCGGAGAGGTCTATGGCAATCCCCTTGCCCTCTATACACAACTAAGAGACCGTCAACCTGGAAGATTTGGAGCCTATATCTCCGAAGGTCGTAGCTGCATACTCTCTCAATCACCAGAACTGTTTATTCAGCGTCAAGGCAATATTCTGAAAGCCATGCCCATGAAAGGCACTGCCAGCGCATTAACAAATTCCGCCGATGAACTTTCAGCCGATGCCAAGAATCGGGCTGAAAACGTCATGATTGTTGATCTCTTGCGCAATGACCTCAGTCGCCTTGCTTTACCAGGTACAGTCACCGTACCCCATCTATTTGATGTCACGCGCCATGGTGATGTATTGCAGATGACCTCCACCATACAAGCTCAAGCAAAAGATCATGTGCGCCTTGCTGACGTGCTGCAAGCCGTCTTTCCGTGCGGATCGGTCACTGGCGCTCCCAAAAAGAGAAGTATGGAAATTATTCAAGACCTAGAGTCCAAAGACCGTGGCTACTATTGCGGTGCACTGGGTTGGCTTGATCCCGATGGTGATTTTGCTTTTAGTGTTCCCATCCGCACTCTAGAAATTGAGCGCGATCAAAACGCCCTTCATCAATCTTTTAGCTTAGGTATTGGCGCAGGCATCACCATTGATTCTGATGCACAAGCGGAATGGGAAGAATGTAAAATTAAGGCTGCGTTTCTGCGAGAACTCCCTAGCGCCGTGGATCTTTTCGAAACCATCCTCGTTAAAAATGCTGCAGCTCAACATTTAGATCTTCACCTGGCCCGCTTAGCTCACTCAGCAACAGCACTGGGCATTGATTTCTCATTACTCGATGCTCAAAATGGAATAGTCGGTGTTTGCCAAGGATGCGAACCCAATAAACAGTATCGATTGAGGTTAGAGCTCAAACATACTGGATCACTAAACTATCAAGTTGCAGAACTTGAGCCATTAGCCGAAGCAGTCAAAATATTTTGGGCAAGCGAAATACTGCCAGATCCCGCGCTTGGGCAAATCCATTCTGGCAATGTGTTGCTAGGTCACAAGGTAAGTCATCGCTCAGTCTACGACGCTGCCTGGAAGACAGCTGAGCAACTAGGTGGTTTTGATGCGATCTTTATTAACGAACAAGGATTCGTCACTGAAGGTGGCAGAACGAGTATTTTTATTAAATCAGCAGATGGAAAGTCCTGGCTTACACCGCCAGTCAGTGCTGGTGTCCTACCAGGAGTCATGAGATCAGTCATCCTTGGTGATCCACACTGGAATGCCCATGAGGCCAACCTCACTATTGATGATGTCAGTGATGCGAAAGAGATTATGCTTACCAATGCACTACGCGGCACCGTCACTGCTCATTTTTAG
- a CDS encoding replication-associated recombination protein A: protein MTNLFDQEPPPPLAEALRPKQIEEVIGQGHLLAPGKPLNLAFASGKPHSMILWGPPGVGKTTLARLSAKAFDREFIAISAVLAGVKEIRESIEQAQQSMSQYGRQTILFVDEIHRFNKSQQDALLPHVESGLFTFIGATTENPSFEVNSALLSRAQVYVLKSLSLEELKQLFERARQYAMPDIEFDAAAIESLISHADGDARRLLNLVEQVCNAASTPGSSIQLVDQKFIESALTTQARRFDKGGDHFYDQISALHKSVRGSNPDAALYWFCRMLDGGADPRYLARRIIRMAWEDIGLADPRAMQLANDAALTYERLGSPEGELALGQAIVYLAIAAKSNASYKAFNAARAYVANDQSKPVPNHLRNAPTKLMKELGHGKEYRYAHDEPHAYAAGETYLPEGMNAPHWYEPVDRGLETQIAEKMAFLRKLDEESKKK from the coding sequence ATGACAAACCTCTTTGATCAAGAACCACCGCCACCGCTTGCGGAGGCGCTGCGTCCGAAGCAGATTGAAGAAGTCATTGGGCAGGGACATCTATTAGCACCGGGCAAACCACTCAATCTCGCGTTCGCATCGGGTAAGCCACATTCGATGATCTTATGGGGGCCTCCTGGTGTTGGCAAGACGACCTTAGCGAGACTTTCAGCGAAGGCCTTCGACCGTGAATTCATTGCAATATCGGCCGTACTTGCAGGCGTTAAAGAAATACGTGAATCCATAGAGCAAGCTCAGCAAAGCATGTCTCAATATGGCAGGCAAACCATTTTATTTGTGGATGAAATCCATCGCTTTAATAAAAGCCAGCAGGATGCTCTCCTACCTCATGTGGAGTCTGGTTTATTTACCTTCATTGGAGCTACGACTGAAAATCCCTCCTTTGAAGTGAACTCGGCGCTGCTTTCTAGGGCTCAGGTCTATGTTCTTAAGTCATTGAGCCTGGAAGAACTAAAGCAACTGTTTGAACGTGCACGTCAATACGCTATGCCTGATATTGAGTTCGATGCTGCTGCTATCGAGAGCCTCATTTCTCATGCGGATGGCGATGCGCGTCGTTTACTCAATCTCGTTGAACAGGTGTGCAATGCAGCCTCCACACCAGGATCAAGTATTCAACTCGTTGATCAAAAGTTTATTGAAAGCGCACTCACTACGCAGGCGCGACGCTTTGATAAAGGTGGTGATCATTTTTATGATCAAATTTCAGCACTGCACAAATCAGTAAGAGGATCCAATCCAGATGCTGCGCTCTATTGGTTTTGCCGCATGCTCGATGGCGGTGCTGATCCACGCTATTTGGCTCGCCGCATTATCCGCATGGCCTGGGAAGATATTGGCCTGGCTGACCCACGGGCAATGCAACTCGCGAATGATGCCGCGCTGACTTATGAGCGATTGGGCTCTCCTGAGGGTGAGCTTGCACTTGGTCAAGCCATCGTTTACCTAGCAATAGCCGCTAAAAGTAATGCTAGTTACAAGGCTTTCAATGCTGCGCGTGCTTATGTAGCAAACGATCAAAGCAAGCCCGTACCCAATCATCTACGTAATGCACCGACCAAACTCATGAAAGAACTCGGGCACGGCAAGGAATACCGTTATGCGCATGACGAACCCCATGCTTATGCGGCTGGAGAAACCTATCTTCCCGAAGGCATGAATGCACCCCATTGGTATGAACCGGTAGATCGAGGATTAGAAACCCAAATTGCCGAAAAGATGGCTTTTTTACGCAAACTAGATGAAGAGTCTAAGAAGAAATGA
- a CDS encoding DUF3429 domain-containing protein: MNPLPPLVRKLAYAGLIPFVGLALMVQLAPTPLNYLSAESLAGYGAIITSFMGALHWGANLHTLGKAPPGDRWEDRNAWIWGVIPALVAWVALHIYIPVGLVILASALIIQRNIDIETYQYYFSSEEACKAFITIRNRLTAVSAACLLWAALVILFIQN, from the coding sequence GTGAACCCATTACCACCCCTAGTCCGTAAATTGGCCTATGCAGGCCTGATTCCTTTTGTAGGTTTAGCGCTCATGGTGCAGTTAGCGCCAACGCCACTGAATTATTTAAGCGCAGAATCTTTGGCTGGTTATGGAGCAATCATCACCTCGTTCATGGGAGCGCTCCACTGGGGAGCAAACTTACATACGCTTGGGAAAGCGCCCCCAGGAGATCGCTGGGAAGATCGCAATGCCTGGATATGGGGGGTGATACCCGCTCTTGTAGCCTGGGTTGCGCTACATATTTATATTCCAGTTGGCTTGGTGATTTTGGCTTCCGCGCTAATCATCCAACGAAATATTGATATTGAAACCTATCAATACTATTTTTCTAGTGAAGAGGCGTGCAAAGCCTTTATCACCATTCGCAATCGTCTCACTGCGGTTTCTGCTGCATGCCTATTATGGGCAGCTCTAGTCATTTTGTTCATTCAGAACTAA
- a CDS encoding 3-hydroxybutyryl-CoA dehydrogenase, giving the protein MKIQSIGVIGAGTMGNGIAQVCAVAGLDVVMVDINDAAVERGLSQISKSLDRLVKKETLTTEAKEAALKRIKGSTAYSDFKGLQLVIEAATENQAIKEKILKQVDDIVGKETIIATNTSSLSITKLAALDSNPDRFIGMHFFNPPPMMALVEVIRGLQTSDATHAAIVEMAKRIGKEPITVKNSPGFVVNRILLPMINEAFFVLHEGLASPEDIDAGMKLGCNQPIGPLALADLIGLDTCLAVMEVYFENFSDSKYRPCPLLREMVAAGYLGRKTGRGVYHYE; this is encoded by the coding sequence ATGAAAATTCAATCGATCGGTGTTATTGGTGCAGGCACCATGGGTAATGGCATCGCACAAGTGTGTGCGGTTGCCGGTCTGGATGTCGTGATGGTTGACATCAATGATGCGGCGGTTGAGCGTGGCCTCAGTCAAATTAGCAAAAGCTTAGATCGCTTAGTTAAAAAAGAAACACTTACGACTGAAGCAAAAGAAGCGGCTTTAAAACGCATTAAAGGCAGCACTGCGTATTCAGATTTCAAAGGCTTGCAATTGGTCATCGAAGCAGCCACTGAAAACCAAGCAATCAAAGAAAAGATTCTGAAGCAGGTTGATGACATCGTCGGCAAAGAAACTATCATCGCCACAAATACCTCATCTCTCTCTATTACCAAGCTAGCAGCCCTCGACTCCAATCCGGATCGCTTTATTGGTATGCACTTTTTTAATCCGCCGCCGATGATGGCTTTAGTTGAAGTCATTCGTGGATTACAAACCAGTGATGCTACTCATGCTGCCATTGTGGAGATGGCCAAACGCATTGGCAAAGAGCCGATTACCGTGAAGAACTCACCAGGCTTTGTAGTAAATCGTATTTTGCTACCAATGATTAATGAGGCATTCTTTGTATTGCATGAAGGACTTGCCAGCCCTGAAGACATTGATGCTGGCATGAAGCTGGGCTGCAACCAACCAATCGGCCCTTTAGCATTAGCCGATTTAATTGGATTGGACACTTGCTTAGCGGTTATGGAGGTCTACTTTGAAAACTTTAGCGACTCCAAATATCGCCCGTGTCCATTGCTTCGTGAAATGGTCGCAGCCGGATACCTGGGTCGCAAAACGGGTCGCGGTGTCTATCACTACGAATAA
- a CDS encoding NUDIX hydrolase — protein sequence MKFCSHCASPVTVKVPADDSRERHVCESCGMIHYFNPRNVVGTIPVYGDQVLLCKRAIEPRYGYWTLPAGFMELGESTSAGAVRETLEEAGAVVEIGPLYSLLNVAHAEQVHLFYLARMHSPTFNAGEESLEVALFDEGNIPWDEIAFPTVKQTLEWFFADRAAGVFSQSDEFSVRARDILPSEKI from the coding sequence ATGAAGTTCTGCTCCCATTGCGCATCTCCTGTAACTGTAAAAGTTCCAGCAGATGATTCACGTGAGCGTCATGTCTGCGAATCTTGTGGAATGATTCATTACTTCAATCCACGTAATGTTGTGGGAACCATTCCGGTATATGGGGATCAAGTCCTTCTGTGCAAACGCGCGATAGAGCCGAGATATGGTTACTGGACCTTACCCGCCGGATTTATGGAGTTAGGAGAAAGCACTAGCGCTGGCGCTGTGAGAGAAACCCTAGAAGAGGCTGGTGCAGTAGTAGAGATTGGACCCCTCTACTCTCTACTCAACGTTGCGCATGCTGAACAAGTGCACCTTTTTTATTTGGCAAGAATGCACTCTCCCACATTTAATGCTGGTGAAGAAAGCCTTGAGGTTGCTTTATTTGATGAGGGGAATATTCCCTGGGATGAGATTGCATTTCCCACGGTCAAGCAAACACTCGAATGGTTCTTTGCCGATCGTGCAGCTGGCGTCTTCAGTCAGTCTGATGAATTTAGCGTTCGCGCTAGAGACATTCTCCCGTCGGAAAAGATCTAG
- a CDS encoding methionine aminotransferase translates to MDQALTPSPSFPSRLPKVGTTVFTVMSALAAKHQAINLGQGFPDFPCNRELIAAVNTAMLADHNQYPPMVGVAELRYGISEKIASLYRHHYNPESEITITAGGTQGIMTAILSCVGPGDEVIIIEPAYDSYRPSIELAGGKTIAVSLTANRDEQGHVQSYSIPWDALSNAVNVKTRLIIINTPHNPTGMVWQAADLDRLAKLANDTNALILSDEVYEHMIYDGRQHQSISSHPGLAARSFLISSFGKTYHVTGWKVGYVAAPAALTTEFRKVHQFNVFTVNTPMQYGLANYLQEAAHYLELPSFYQQKRDYFRAGLEGTKFKLLPTPGTYFQCVDYTNLNIPQAQLNEADFCTWLTTEVGVAAIPISAFYNEPVQSGVIRFCFAKKEQTLSNALTRLQQI, encoded by the coding sequence ATGGACCAAGCGCTAACACCAAGCCCATCTTTTCCCAGCCGCCTACCAAAGGTCGGTACAACGGTATTTACTGTGATGTCAGCGCTGGCAGCAAAACATCAGGCCATCAATTTGGGGCAAGGATTTCCGGATTTCCCCTGCAACCGTGAATTAATTGCCGCTGTAAATACAGCGATGTTGGCAGATCACAACCAATATCCACCAATGGTGGGCGTTGCCGAATTGCGATATGGAATATCAGAGAAGATTGCTTCTTTGTATAGGCATCACTACAACCCAGAATCTGAGATCACGATTACAGCGGGCGGCACCCAGGGAATCATGACAGCGATTCTCTCCTGCGTCGGCCCAGGCGATGAAGTAATTATTATCGAGCCTGCTTACGATAGCTATCGCCCTTCTATCGAATTGGCTGGAGGAAAAACCATCGCGGTTTCATTAACAGCCAATCGTGATGAGCAAGGCCATGTCCAGTCGTACTCCATTCCATGGGATGCGCTCAGTAATGCAGTGAATGTAAAAACACGACTGATTATTATCAATACACCGCATAACCCCACTGGTATGGTGTGGCAAGCGGCTGATTTAGATCGCTTAGCGAAGTTAGCAAATGATACGAATGCGTTGATCTTAAGCGATGAGGTCTATGAACATATGATTTATGACGGTCGTCAGCATCAAAGCATCTCAAGTCATCCTGGGCTGGCTGCTCGCAGCTTTCTGATTTCGAGTTTTGGCAAAACCTATCACGTCACAGGCTGGAAAGTCGGCTATGTCGCAGCTCCAGCTGCGCTGACGACAGAGTTTCGCAAAGTCCATCAGTTCAATGTCTTTACTGTGAATACGCCCATGCAGTATGGTCTAGCCAATTATTTGCAAGAGGCTGCTCACTATTTAGAGTTGCCATCCTTCTATCAACAGAAACGCGATTACTTTAGAGCGGGATTAGAAGGTACAAAGTTTAAATTACTACCTACGCCAGGCACGTATTTTCAGTGCGTGGATTACACAAACCTCAACATTCCGCAGGCTCAGCTCAATGAGGCAGATTTTTGTACCTGGCTCACTACAGAAGTCGGTGTTGCGGCCATTCCGATTTCAGCTTTTTATAACGAGCCCGTTCAGTCAGGAGTGATTCGTTTTTGCTTTGCTAAAAAAGAACAGACATTAAGCAATGCATTAACACGCTTGCAGCAGATTTAA